The genomic segment CTTAAGGACCTGAAAGTCCCAGAAACTTGATGGTGGTGAAGCTCTGGTAATTATTTAGAAAGACTGAGAATTTAATAGATCGCCTGGGGCCTTGGCCTGAGACCTGGGAGCCTGTGAAGTGACCGGGAAGCCATGGAAGCagctgagaaaaaggaaatcaggTAAAGGCCCGGTGGTCCAGCAGGGACTGATTCCAGGGCCCACGGAAGCAGGGGATAGGTGGTACCTGAAAACAACATTCTGGCTTTGAAGACTTTATTGATTGTTTGAGTGCATGtcttatttgtatgttttatgtTTGTGGACTTTATGCAGCTTCTCATTTCCCCAGGGAATTAATTGAAGTTAATAGCCCCTCATGAAATACTTGCAGGATGGTTAACAAAACGGAAAGAGTTGTGATCAGAACTCTTAACACGTGAATTTCAAACATGTTGCTTTCAAAGTTCAGCTAAATACACCTCTTCCTATCTCATTCCAGAGTTTATTCTTCAGTGCTGGAAAGAGACTACAAATTTCTCTATAATCTTTGCACACTTGATTAAAAGAAACGGTGACAAAGACTGAATCAATGAAGGATTTGATTTCTTCCGTTGATAAACCATGGCCAGGTGTATTTCTCTGGGcttgttttcattatattttgcAACTGGTGTTCAATCATAGCTTCCTGCTTAATCATGGACATGCTGACCACAGATGTATTCATCATGTCTCTGCATGAAAGTCAGTGTGGTTTTTTCATTATAGCCTGTAAttggttttttttatatatataaatttatttatttattgggtctttgttgctgcacacggtctttctccagttgctgcaagcgggggctactcttcattgtggtgcgcaggctcctcattgtagtggcttctcttattgtggagcatgggccctaggtgcatgggcttcaatagttgcagcacatgggctcagtagttgtggctcacgggctctagagcacaagctcaatagctgtggcgcacgggcttagttgctccgcggcatgtggaatcttcccagcgcagggctcgaacccgtgtcccctgcattggcaggcagattctttaccactgcgccacctaggaagtctgcctGTAATTGTTTTAATCAGTATGTGTTAAATACATATACTGAAGTAGCAATATACATACATCCTGATCGTATTCTCGTCCAGAAACAGCTTTTTTGGAAACTCGGTTTTAAAAAACAGCGGCCCCTAGATTGTCAGCATCATCTTGAAAAGCAAAgggttttccttctctctctgtttctatcCTTATTCTAGCACCTTGTACATACCTCTGTTAATAGCATTTGTCAGGTTGATTTTATGATATTGGTTAAGCTCTCAAAGAAGGCTTGAACACTCTCTTTATCTTTCCTCAGAGCCCAACACTGAGCAAGAATATTCTGAcagtattttgttgaataaatatgtgGGTGGGTTGTATTTGTTGGTTTGCTTTAGGGCTTTTTGTTTTTACTCCTTCAGATTTTATTGTTGTAGTCATAgctttcagtcatttttttttttcttaattggggtatagttgctttacaacgttgtgttagtttttgctacacaacaaagtgaatcaactatatgtatacatagatccccTCTGTCTTGGACCTCTTcaactccaccccctccccccattccacccatctaggtcatcacagaacacTGAGCTTAGCTCcctacagcaggttcccactagctttcagttttacacacagtagtgtatatatgtcaatcctaatctctgAATTTGTCCCACTCCCCCCTTTCTCCACTGTGTCCACacatctgttttctatgtctgcatctctattcctgtcctgcaaataggttcatctgtaccatttttctagattccacatatgtgttaatatacaatatttgtttttttgttttttataaatttatttatttatttatttattggctgtgttgggtcttcattgctgcaccacaggctttctctagttgtggcgagcaggggctactctttattgtggtgtgtggactcctcattgtggtggcttctcttgttgcagagcacaggctctaagcatgtgggcttcagtagttgcagcacatgtgctcaatagttgtggcacacaggctctacagcacaggctcaatagttgtagtgcacaggcttagttgctctgtgacatgtggtatcttcctggggcaaggatccaacccatgtcccctgcattggcaggtggattcttaaccactgtgctacctaggaagtccttcggtcattatttttatttatttattttaagaacttttattgagatacagttaacagacagtaaactgcatatgtttagagtgtacaatttggcatcccaatctcccaattcattcctgcccccaaccctccctgctttctccccttgtgtccatatgtttgttctctacatctgtgtctctatttccgccttggaaaccggttgatttgtaccatttctctatagtctgcatatatgtgttaatatatgatatttttctctttctgactcacttcactctgtatgacagcctctaggtccatccatgtctctacaaatgtcccagtttcattgcttttacagctgagtaatattccattgtgtatatgtaccacatattttttatccattcatctgttgatggacatttaggttgcttccatgtcctggctattgtaaatagtgctccagtgaacattggggtgcatgtgtctttttgaattatggtgttctctgggtatatgcccagcagtgggattgctgggtcatatggtagttctatttttagttttgcaaggaacctccatactgttctccatagtggctgtatcaatttacattcccaccagcaatgcaagagcgttcctttttctccacaccctctccagcatttactgtttgtagagtttctgatgatgcccattctgaccggtgtgaggtgatacctcactgtagttttgatttgcatttctctagtaattagtgatgttgagcagcttttcatgtgcctcttggccatccatatgtcttctttggagaaatgcctatttaggtcttcttcccatttttggtttgggttgtttgtttttttgatattgagctggatgaactgtttatatattttggagattaatcctttgtctgttgattcgtttgcaaatattttctcccattctgaggactgccttttcatcttgcttatagttttctttgctatgcagaagctttgaagtttcattaggtcccacttatttatttttgtttttatttccattactctagggggtggatcaaaaaagatcttgctgttatttacgtcgaagagtgttcttcctatattttcctctaggagttttatagtgtctggccttacatttagatctttttaaagaaccctTTCTCATAAGTGACAGtgctctttttctgttgttttcagagCAATCCCCGAACTTCATGTTTTGTTGTTTACCTTGGGTAGTTTACAGAAGGATGTAAGCAGCAAGCACATTTTTGTGTTATGTTATACCCACGACACAATTTTACATCACAGTGATTTACATCCCATGTTTATGTTATAGAGAAGATACAAAAATTGGATTCACAAACCTTATGTAAAATAagtttcttaaaatgtctttttatttagtGTTGAAAATGAAGCTGTGGATAAAAGCATTTTCAAAGACTGCAGCAAGATTGCTTTCTACAGGTAAGGAGAGGAAGTGTGTGACCTAGGTAAAATAGTTctgaaaatacttcaaaattgatgtttattaaatttttgaaaactgaTAGACTTTCTGAGGAAAGAGTCAGGAAGTTCAGTGATTAAAGAATTTATCAACAGGAGACATTCACCTTTACTACTTTAACTTACTCCTGTatgattttattaatatgttattattataattaattgtATTGTATACTTATAATTAACATTACTGTATTAATAAAcaggtgttttattttaaaagtcaaagtgTCTTTAAACTAATGTTAAGTTTTTGaatctttgaagaaataatactTTTATGTGGTTcaaaatcaaataatataaaaagatacaCATTGAAAAATGTTACTCTCATTTTTGTCCCCTTCCACCCCATTCCACATCTTTCCCTGTAAGTAACcagatttattaatttatttatctttccagTATTTCTTTTTGTGAATGCATGTATTCTTATATCACCACCATTCTTACACCAAGTAGCTTTCTATATACATTGTTGtatacctcttttttttctgcttcataaTTTATTCTGAAGAGCTCTGCATGAGTATATGGagattttcctcttttcataGCTGTATAGTATTTCATTGGGTAAATTATGTTATAATTTATTCAGTCTCTCTCCTATTTCTAGAcccttgggttgttttcagtcttttcctaTAATGTCACTGCCACAGTGAAAAGCTATACATGCAGGTATATTTATAGGATGAatttccaggagtgggattaataGGTCAAAGagtaaatgtatttgaaattttaactGTTACCAGATATCCCTCCATAGAGATTATGTCATTTTGCACTCCCCTCACCACTACATGATTGCCTGTTTCCCCAGAGCCTCAAAacatatttccttaaaaaaaactttcgAGCACCTACCTTTATGTGGCCCTGAAACTGAAATCACAAAAAAATATATCATAGTTTTCTGATTTATACACACTACTCTAGAGgaagaaaatcatattttaatccTGAACAGGTACCTTAGAGGGAATTCTATACTGAACTCCTGGTCACTTTGTCAAACCATTAGATTATATTGGATTTCCACTAAGATTTATTAAGTTTCTATTAAAGTGTACATTTcatggaaagagggagggaaatcaACAAGCTAATAAATGTCATCTATGAAAACTGCCCCACTTTTTCAATAAAGGGGACAAGATACCATTTTTGAGCAGTGTTATGGTGAACAATTTTATTAgcattcttattattttattaattgtgtTGGCACTCTTATTAGTTTTATTAGCTCTCTAAAGTATTGATACTCCTGGTAGTGCTTTATTGGAGTACTAATATACTGCCTGTGCCCAGTTCACTTACTATCAAAGTGAATTTTAATGACTTCCACATGGTAATATAGTCTTTTGGAGGCTGAGAGTCACAAATCATTCTCAGGCATCTGTATACTCCAAATCTGTAGGCGTCATAAACAGCGGCTCTCCAAGAAGTCTACCTATCGGGCATTACTAAACTCAGTCACGACAGGCAAAGACAGCACCAGGTTCCAAATCATCAACGAAGCAGCTAAGGTGAGAAAAAGCATTTTCTACAGAGAATTATTTGTTTCTACATTTATTTGGGTTGAATGAAGTAAATTTCCACAAAGGCAATTAAACCATGTATGCTTCAAAAATAAACTGTGTGAGAGAAGTAATGCTGTCTTTTTAATATCTACACAATTCTACTTTAAAAGTAATATGACTATCAACATATAGATTGCCTTGTATCAGATGCTTTGTAGATGTTTtacaaatgttttttcctttcagttcatCTTCAGAATACATCTAAGAGGTACATTGTATCATCCCcaattttcagataaggaaattgaggtctAAAAAGCCAGTTGCTCAAAGTCATAGCTAGTAACCAGAATTTTCACCTGTGACTGTAGACTCTATCAAGCACCCACACTCTTTCTATCACTATTACATAGCGTACACTCAGGCAGGGTACCGATTCAGTGAATGTTCAAACCTCAAAATGTGAGTGGGCAAGAGGAGCAAAGGTCAATACAGTTGAATAAGTCACAAGTGTTCCCTCCCCTGAGCTGCTTCACTAACAGATCAGTGTTATTACATGCTGAAAGGTTTAGAGCAGTATCCTAAGtgctttttctcatctgtcaagttTTCACACTACCTCAGGTGGGCCAGTCACAGAGGAAGTGATGTGGGCTGGGCTAAGAAGTGTGGTCATGCACAAGTAGCTGATGCTTCCAACCTGACCCTGGCTTCAGATCCTCCCCCATCTTCGAAAGGCATCCTAAGCTTCTAAGGCCTCCCAGACCAATCTGGTTTAATTGGTAATTCACTGAAGGACATAGGTTAAGACATGCAGTCTAGGTCCCATAACAGCTTGGATAGTAATTCCATCACCTCACTAACACAGCCCAGTTCTGGGAAGCAGACTGAGAAGACATCCCCATGTTCACTACAACATTGTGAGATCTTGTGATTGCCACAGCACTTGCCATATAGCATTGCACTGAGGAATCTCCTCGGAGAAGACAGAACAAAAACTGACCCCCCCAACATCAGGGCGTTCTCTGTAACATTTGTAAGGCCTTTAACTTAGCCAGGAGGCCAAACTTTGTTCCCAGGCAGGAGGAGCAATTGGACAGTGAGGAAGGCTACCTTTCATATGAAATTTTAGAGATTTTAGTCATTTCAAAGATGTGGAATCCTCTAACATAGCTTCCTTGCCTGAATAGAAGCATATCAGCAGTTCTGTGTTCTCTATCCCTGTCCCT from the Hippopotamus amphibius kiboko isolate mHipAmp2 chromosome 2, mHipAmp2.hap2, whole genome shotgun sequence genome contains:
- the GANC gene encoding neutral alpha-glucosidase C isoform X6; the protein is MEAAEKKEISVENEAVDKSIFKDCSKIAFYRRHKQRLSKKSTYRALLNSVTTGKDSTRFQIINEAAKPSWKFSLKTTLLVASPRMQGYL